In Populus nigra chromosome 1, ddPopNigr1.1, whole genome shotgun sequence, one genomic interval encodes:
- the LOC133700133 gene encoding laccase-14, translating to MVKILKLLGFIVSLIIQNYTTANGKIHHHKFVVKSASFTRQCNTKEILTVNGKFPGPTLEAYKGDELIVTVYNRAKYNITLHWHGARQVRNPWSDGPEYITQCSIQPGRRFNYKITLTTEEGTIWWHAHNSWARATVHGALIIYPKHGSHYPFPKPHAEFPIILGEWWKKDVMKIPGDANITGGEPTLSAAFTINGEPGYMYPCSKAGTFKMMVEQGKTFLLRIINAVLDENLFFSIAKHKLTIVGKDGCYLKPFTSDYLMITPGQTMDVLFEANQPPSHYSMASRAYSRAFGAGFDNTTTTAIVEYHGIYHLPKSPHFSPLPPYNRTQASTDFTKQFRSPVKAHVPQKVDTRLFFTISVNLLNCSSDKPCAGPFGKRFAASMNNISFVNPPSLDILQAYYYGVAGVFERNFPRKPPNEFNYTAENLPANLLTPSFGTEVRVLKYNASVEIILQGTNVLAADNHPIHLHGYSFYVVGRGFGNFDPNKDPSRYNLVDPPEETTVGVPHNGWAAIRFRADNPGVWLLHCHIERHVTWGMGMVFLVKNGVSPRARILKPPRDLPRC from the exons ATGGTTAAGATTCTCAAGCTTTTAGGTTTTATTGTTTCTCTGATAATTCAGAACTACACCACTGCAAACGGGAAGATCCATCATCATAAGTTTGTG GTGAAATCAGCATCCTTTACTCGACAGTGCAATACAAAGGAGATCTTGACAGTAAATGGGAAATTCCCAGGGCCAACTTTGGAAGCCTATAAAGGAGATGAACTCATAGTAACTGTGTACAATAGAGCAAAATATAACATCACTCTCCACTG GCATGGAGCTAGACAAGTAAGAAATCCGTGGTCAGATGGGCCTGAATACATCACACAGTGCTCTATTCAGCCAGGAAGAAGGTTTAACTACAAAATCACATTGACTACCGAAGAAGGAACAATATGGTGGCATGCACATAACAGCTGGGCAAGAGCAACAGTCCATGGAGCCCTCATTATTTATCCAAAGCATGGATCTCATTATCCCTTCCCCAAGCCCCATGCTGAGTTTCCAATTATACTAG GAGAGTGGTGGAAGAAAGATGTGATGAAAATACCTGGAGATGCAAATATAACAGGTGGTGAGCCAACTCTCTCAGCTGCTTTCACCATCAATGGAGAACCAGGATATATGTATCCATGCTCCAAAGCAG GCACCTTTAAAATGATGGTGGAGCAGGGAAAAACCTTTCTCCTTCGGATAATCAACGCAGTATTAGATGAAAATCTGTTCTTTTCCATAGCAAAACACAAACTGACGATAGTGGGAAAAGATGGGTGTTACTTGAAACCATTTACATCAGACTATCTAATGATCACCCCTGGCCAAACCATGGATGTGTTATTTGAAGCAAACCAACCTCCCAGCCACTATTCCATGGCTTCTAGGGCATACTCGAGAGCTTTTGGGGCTGGTTTCGATAACACAACAACAACAGCCATCGTAGAATACCATGGCATTTATCATCTGCCGAAATCTCCTCATTTTTCACCTCTTCCTCCATACAATCGAACACAAGCATCCACAGACTTCACTAAGCAGTTTCGGAGCCCAGTAAAAGCCCACGTTCCACAAAAAGTTGACACTCGTTTGTTCTTTACCATATCTGTTAACCTCCTTAACTGCAGTTCTGATAAACCTTGCGCGGGTCCCTTTGGTAAGAGGTTTGCAGCTAGTATGAATAACATTAGCTTTGTAAATCCTCCATCTTTGGACATCCTTCAAGCTTACTATTATGGGGTTGCTGGTGTTTTTGAAAGGAATTTTCCTCGTAAGCCTCCTAATGAGTTCAATTACACTGCTGAGAATCTCCCAGCTAACCTTTTGACACCAAGTTTTGGTACTGAGGTGAGGGTTTTGAAGTACAACGCAAGTGTTGAGATCATTCTTCAAGGGACAAATGTATTAGCTGCTGATAACCATCCCATCCATTTACATGGCTACAGCTTTTACGTGGTTGGAAGGGGATTTGGGAATTTTGATCCCAATAAGGATCCTTCAAGATATAATCTTGTTGATCCACCTGAGGAGACTACAGTTGGAGTTCCTCATAATGGATGGGCAGCGATCAGATTCAGAGCAGATAACCCAG GAGTGTGGCTACTACATTGCCATATCGAGCGTCATGTAACATGGGGAATGGGAATGGTGTTTCTTGTGAAAAATGGTGTTTCTCCTCGAGCTCGAATTCTTAAACCTCCTCGTGACTTACCAAGATGTTGA